One genomic window of Indioceanicola profundi includes the following:
- the rodA gene encoding rod shape-determining protein RodA encodes MSGWDLGADHANNMTLGEKLGQVTWSLVLLIILVASVGFAMLYSAANGNWDPWASRQAVRFSVSVVMMLVIAMVDIRIWMKLAYPLYAVAFVLLVAVELVGQIGMGAQRWIDLGFIQLQPSELMKVTLILALARYFHGASVEDTGRILFITPPILMTLAPVGLVLMQPNLGTSLILIMVSGAILFLVGVRWWKFGLVIGSALAAIPIAWQFLHDYQKNRVLTFLYPENDPLGTGYHIMQSKIALGSGGLFGKGFLLGTQSHLNFLPEKQTDFIFTMLAEEFGLVGAAGFLGLYCLLLLYGFIIAMRCRNQFGRLVALGLTVNLFLYLFINCAMNMGLIPVVGIPLPLISYGGTATLTVMIGFGLLLSVHVHRDVRMSRRGMGDF; translated from the coding sequence ATGAGCGGCTGGGATCTCGGTGCCGATCACGCCAACAACATGACATTGGGTGAGAAGCTGGGGCAGGTGACGTGGAGCCTGGTCCTGCTGATCATCCTGGTGGCGAGCGTCGGCTTCGCCATGCTCTATTCCGCGGCGAACGGCAATTGGGACCCGTGGGCGTCCCGCCAAGCCGTCCGATTCTCCGTATCCGTGGTGATGATGCTGGTCATCGCCATGGTGGATATCCGCATCTGGATGAAGCTGGCCTATCCGCTCTATGCGGTAGCCTTCGTGCTGCTGGTCGCGGTGGAACTGGTCGGGCAGATCGGCATGGGCGCGCAGCGCTGGATCGACCTCGGCTTCATCCAGCTCCAGCCGTCCGAGTTGATGAAGGTGACCCTGATCCTGGCGCTGGCCCGCTATTTCCACGGCGCGTCGGTTGAGGATACGGGGCGTATCCTGTTCATCACGCCGCCGATCCTGATGACGCTGGCGCCGGTCGGACTCGTGCTGATGCAGCCGAACCTCGGCACCTCCCTGATCCTCATCATGGTATCGGGGGCGATCCTGTTCCTCGTGGGCGTCCGCTGGTGGAAGTTCGGCCTGGTCATCGGCTCCGCCCTGGCGGCAATTCCCATCGCCTGGCAGTTTCTGCACGATTACCAGAAGAACCGCGTGCTGACGTTCCTCTATCCGGAGAACGATCCGCTCGGCACCGGCTACCACATCATGCAGTCGAAGATCGCGCTGGGGTCCGGCGGGCTGTTCGGCAAAGGCTTCCTGCTGGGAACGCAGAGTCACCTGAACTTCCTGCCGGAGAAGCAGACCGACTTCATCTTCACCATGCTGGCGGAGGAGTTCGGGCTGGTGGGGGCGGCGGGCTTCCTTGGCCTCTACTGCCTGCTGCTGCTGTACGGCTTCATCATCGCCATGCGCTGCCGCAACCAGTTCGGCCGGCTGGTGGCGCTGGGACTGACGGTTAACCTGTTTCTGTATCTGTTCATCAACTGCGCCATGAATATGGGCCTGATCCCCGTCGTGGGCATCCCGCTGCCGCTGATCAGCTACGGCGGAACCGCGACGCTGACAGTGATGATCGGCTTCGGCCTGCTGCTGTCCGTGCATGTGCATCGGGACGTGCGGATGAGCCGGCGGGGGATGGGCGACTTCTAG
- a CDS encoding putative metalloprotease CJM1_0395 family protein — MVAGISGASGFAAYPSQFRQGGKAGEGPDGLTEDERKQVDELRRRDAEVRAHERTHQSVGGQHAGAPTYDYQKGPDGRRYAIGGEVKIDASPEKDPEKTIANMEVVRRAALAPAEPSPQDRKVAAQATRQAMEAQGRLSELREAEREAQQAGREAARERMKAQSTDQGEVSDGEPDQRAQEAARRATQAYERIAALDPSAPATAFQAVA, encoded by the coding sequence ATGGTGGCGGGCATATCAGGCGCTTCAGGCTTTGCCGCCTATCCGTCGCAGTTCCGCCAGGGCGGAAAGGCGGGGGAGGGGCCGGACGGGCTGACGGAAGACGAGCGGAAGCAGGTGGATGAACTCCGCCGCCGCGATGCCGAGGTGCGCGCGCATGAGCGGACGCACCAGTCCGTTGGCGGCCAGCATGCCGGCGCTCCGACCTACGATTACCAGAAGGGTCCCGACGGGCGGCGCTATGCCATCGGCGGCGAGGTGAAGATCGACGCCTCCCCCGAAAAGGACCCGGAGAAGACGATCGCCAACATGGAGGTCGTCCGCCGCGCCGCCTTGGCCCCGGCGGAACCGTCGCCCCAGGACCGCAAGGTCGCGGCCCAGGCCACCCGGCAGGCCATGGAAGCCCAGGGGCGCCTATCCGAACTGCGCGAAGCGGAGCGGGAGGCGCAGCAAGCCGGGCGGGAGGCTGCCCGCGAGCGGATGAAGGCGCAGTCCACCGACCAGGGCGAAGTTTCCGATGGCGAGCCCGACCAGCGGGCGCAGGAAGCGGCCCGGCGTGCCACACAGGCCTATGAGCGCATCGCCGCCCTTGATCCGTCGGCCCCTGCCACAGCTTTCCAGGCCGTCGCCTGA
- a CDS encoding rod shape-determining protein produces MFPNLLGMFSADMAIDLGTANTLVYVRGRGIVLNEPSVVAIANVRGKRQVLAVGDEAKLMLGRTPGNIQAIRPLRDGVIADFEVAEEMIKHFIRKVHNRRSFASPQVIICVPSGSTAVERRAIQESADHAGARRVFLIEEPMAAAIGAGLPVTEPTGSMVVDIGGGTTEVAVLSLGGIVYSRSVRVGGDKMDEAIIAYIRRHHNLLVGEGSAERIKKEIGSACPPEDGEGRVMEIKGRDLMNGVPKELIISERQISESLAEPVSQIIEAVKVALEHTAPELAADIVDKGIVLTGGGALLSNLDFVLRHATGLPVSIADDPLSCVALGTGRALEEMKTLKNVLITMY; encoded by the coding sequence ATGTTTCCCAATCTCCTCGGTATGTTCTCGGCCGACATGGCGATCGACCTGGGAACGGCCAACACCCTCGTTTATGTCCGTGGCCGCGGGATCGTCCTGAACGAACCTTCGGTGGTGGCCATCGCCAATGTCCGCGGAAAGCGCCAGGTGCTGGCCGTGGGCGATGAGGCCAAGCTGATGCTCGGCCGAACGCCCGGCAACATCCAGGCCATCCGGCCGCTGCGGGACGGCGTCATTGCCGACTTCGAAGTGGCCGAGGAGATGATCAAGCACTTTATCCGGAAGGTGCACAACCGGCGGAGCTTCGCGAGCCCGCAGGTCATCATCTGCGTCCCCTCCGGCAGCACCGCCGTCGAGCGGCGCGCCATCCAGGAATCCGCGGATCATGCTGGTGCGCGCCGGGTCTTCCTGATCGAGGAGCCCATGGCGGCCGCCATCGGCGCCGGCCTGCCGGTCACCGAGCCCACAGGTAGCATGGTGGTGGATATCGGTGGCGGCACCACCGAAGTGGCCGTGCTTTCCTTGGGCGGCATCGTGTATTCTCGCTCGGTAAGGGTAGGCGGCGACAAAATGGATGAGGCGATTATCGCTTATATCCGGCGTCACCATAACCTGCTCGTGGGTGAGGGCTCAGCCGAACGGATCAAGAAGGAGATCGGGTCTGCCTGCCCGCCGGAGGATGGCGAGGGCCGGGTGATGGAGATCAAGGGCCGCGACCTGATGAATGGGGTTCCGAAGGAACTCATCATCAGTGAGCGCCAGATTTCCGAAAGCCTGGCCGAGCCGGTCAGCCAGATCATCGAGGCGGTGAAGGTGGCACTGGAGCATACGGCACCGGAACTGGCGGCGGACATCGTCGACAAGGGCATCGTGCTCACCGGTGGCGGCGCGCTTCTGTCCAATCTCGATTTCGTGCTCCGTCACGCGACCGGCCTTCCGGTTTCCATCGCCGACGATCCGTTGTCGTGCGTGGCGCTGGGTACCGGGCGGGCACTGGAGGAAATGAAGACGCTGAAGAACGTACTGATCACCATGTACTGA
- the mreD gene encoding rod shape-determining protein MreD translates to MAVGMWHRLDQTGRNLLPFAITVAMMLVSMAPMRLPGFSTVAPPLTLIAVFYWAIHRPDLLRPSIAFLIGLLQDLLSGAPLGMTPLVLTLCYWVLITQRRFFLGSSFLLLWWGFAMVAGAASLVQWAAYSLMEATVLDVKPAVFQALVAIAIFPAPAWILMRIHRAFLNEEG, encoded by the coding sequence ATGGCCGTGGGCATGTGGCACAGGCTCGACCAGACAGGGCGCAATCTGCTGCCCTTCGCGATCACCGTGGCGATGATGCTGGTGTCGATGGCGCCCATGCGCCTGCCCGGCTTCTCCACCGTCGCCCCGCCGCTGACCTTGATTGCCGTGTTCTACTGGGCGATCCACCGGCCGGATCTGCTCCGCCCCTCCATCGCGTTCCTGATCGGATTGTTGCAGGACCTTCTCAGCGGTGCGCCGCTGGGGATGACGCCGCTGGTTCTCACCTTGTGCTACTGGGTGCTGATCACCCAGCGCCGCTTTTTCCTGGGAAGCTCTTTCCTGCTGCTCTGGTGGGGCTTCGCCATGGTGGCCGGAGCGGCCTCGCTGGTGCAGTGGGCGGCCTACTCACTGATGGAGGCAACCGTGCTGGATGTGAAGCCCGCGGTCTTCCAGGCGCTGGTCGCCATAGCCATATTTCCAGCACCCGCATGGATTCTCATGCGCATCCACCGGGCCTTCCTGAACGAGGAGGGCTGA
- a CDS encoding DUF1284 domain-containing protein, with the protein MAVRLRPHHLLCVLTYSGKGYSPAFTENFDRIAARLAGGEAVSLVQGPDDVCAGLADAPEAHCRNASITVRDEAAIQALQPLLGPLKPGAALLLSPALVTALRSAFQAGAIRRACHGCEWADFCTAIADSGFGDARLP; encoded by the coding sequence ATGGCTGTACGGCTCCGCCCCCATCACCTGCTTTGCGTACTGACCTATTCCGGCAAGGGCTATTCGCCGGCCTTCACTGAAAATTTCGACCGGATCGCCGCCCGTCTCGCGGGCGGCGAGGCTGTGTCGCTGGTACAAGGGCCGGACGACGTCTGTGCCGGCTTGGCCGACGCACCCGAGGCTCATTGCCGCAACGCCTCGATCACCGTGCGGGACGAGGCCGCCATCCAGGCGCTTCAACCTCTATTAGGGCCGCTGAAGCCGGGTGCTGCCCTTCTCCTCTCTCCAGCGCTGGTTACCGCCCTCCGCTCTGCCTTCCAGGCCGGAGCGATCCGCAGGGCCTGCCATGGCTGCGAATGGGCTGATTTCTGTACCGCCATAGCTGACAGCGGATTCGGGGATGCCCGCCTGCCATAA
- the mreC gene encoding rod shape-determining protein MreC codes for MKTRNSGTVVRIAAPVWALVHRFYFLLLVMAAIALMLVSQIDTLRVDQARARVTDAFTPILNVISRPANIVATSIEYARNLSDLHVENERLREENARLLHWQQAALRLEAENKSLRGLLAYKPDPAASFVTARVVADPGGAWVRTLVVTAGRRDGVQRGQAAMAGQGLVGRVVQVGEWSSRLMLITDLNARIPVILETTRQRAMLSGDNSDRPKLLYMPRGVEVTPGERVFTSGHGGLFPAGLPVGVVATGEDGTVRVVPMVDPARIEHVQLVDFGIPGGLAAEAVQPGGMQ; via the coding sequence GTGAAGACACGCAACAGCGGAACCGTCGTTCGGATCGCAGCGCCCGTCTGGGCGCTGGTTCACCGGTTTTATTTCCTGTTGTTGGTCATGGCCGCCATAGCCCTGATGCTGGTCAGCCAGATCGACACGCTGCGGGTGGATCAGGCCCGCGCTCGTGTTACGGACGCTTTCACGCCGATCCTGAACGTCATCTCGCGGCCCGCGAACATCGTCGCGACCTCCATCGAATATGCGCGCAATCTCTCCGACCTGCATGTCGAGAATGAGCGGCTGCGGGAGGAGAATGCGCGCCTGCTGCATTGGCAACAGGCGGCGTTGCGGCTGGAGGCGGAGAACAAGTCACTCCGTGGCCTTCTGGCCTACAAGCCGGACCCGGCGGCCAGCTTCGTCACGGCCCGTGTGGTCGCCGATCCGGGCGGAGCCTGGGTCCGCACGCTGGTCGTGACGGCCGGCCGCCGCGACGGGGTGCAGCGAGGGCAGGCGGCGATGGCAGGGCAGGGGCTGGTCGGCCGCGTGGTCCAGGTCGGCGAATGGTCGTCCCGACTGATGCTGATCACCGACCTGAATGCCCGTATTCCCGTGATCCTGGAAACGACCCGTCAGCGCGCCATGCTCAGCGGCGACAACTCCGATCGGCCGAAGCTGCTTTACATGCCCCGCGGCGTGGAGGTCACGCCCGGCGAACGGGTCTTTACCTCCGGCCATGGCGGGCTGTTCCCGGCCGGCCTGCCGGTCGGCGTCGTGGCCACCGGCGAAGACGGCACGGTGCGCGTCGTTCCCATGGTGGACCCTGCCCGCATCGAGCACGTACAGTTGGTTGATTTCGGCATCCCCGGCGGACTTGCCGCCGAAGCTGTTCAGCCCGGCGGCATGCAGTGA
- a CDS encoding 2-isopropylmalate synthase, translating into MTISREANRVIIFDTTLRDGEQSPGASMNLEEKLRIAATLEEMGVDVIEAGFPIASNGDFESVREIGRVVKNSTVAGLARAARMDIDRAAEALQYAERKRIHTFISTSPLHMKYKLQMEPSAVLQAVTDSVTHARNLVEDVEWSAEDGSRTEIDFLCRCVEAAIKAGATTINIPDTVGYAVPEEYGALFRTLIERVPNSDKAIFSVHCHNDLGLAVANSLSGVANGARQIECTINGLGERAGNAALEEIVMALRTRSDVMPYANGIRTEHITRASRLVSTVTGFAVQPNKAIVGANAFAHESGIHQDGMLKNAQTYEIMTPESVGLNRSTLVMGKHSGRAAFRAKLKELGYEDMGDNAINDAFRRFKDLADRKKDVFDEDIVALVDDEVGRQHDRVKFLALQVVAGSRGPQHAVLEIEVDGKALPPVVSFGNGPVDAVLNAIRSAFPHEARLQLYQVHAVTAGTDAQAEVTVRLEENGKTVNGQGADADTLVATARAYIHALNKLLVKRQKTAPAAMSA; encoded by the coding sequence ATGACCATCAGCCGCGAAGCCAACCGCGTCATCATCTTCGACACCACCCTGCGCGATGGGGAGCAGTCCCCCGGCGCCTCCATGAATCTGGAGGAAAAGCTGCGCATCGCCGCGACGCTGGAGGAGATGGGCGTCGACGTGATCGAAGCCGGGTTCCCCATCGCTTCCAACGGTGACTTCGAATCCGTGCGTGAGATCGGGCGCGTGGTGAAGAATTCCACCGTCGCCGGCCTCGCCCGCGCCGCCCGCATGGATATCGACCGTGCGGCGGAGGCTCTCCAGTATGCCGAGCGCAAACGCATCCATACCTTCATCTCCACGAGCCCGCTGCACATGAAGTACAAGCTCCAGATGGAGCCGTCAGCGGTGCTTCAGGCGGTTACCGACAGCGTGACCCACGCCCGCAATCTTGTGGAGGATGTGGAGTGGTCCGCCGAGGACGGCAGCCGGACGGAGATCGACTTCCTCTGCCGTTGCGTGGAAGCCGCCATCAAGGCCGGCGCCACCACCATCAACATCCCCGATACGGTCGGATACGCCGTGCCGGAGGAGTACGGGGCCCTGTTCCGCACCCTGATCGAGCGGGTGCCGAACAGCGACAAGGCTATTTTCTCGGTTCACTGCCACAACGATCTCGGCTTGGCAGTCGCCAATTCCCTCTCCGGCGTTGCCAACGGCGCTCGGCAGATTGAATGCACGATCAACGGCCTTGGTGAGCGCGCCGGCAACGCCGCGCTGGAAGAGATCGTGATGGCGCTGCGCACCCGCAGCGACGTCATGCCTTATGCCAACGGCATCAGGACGGAGCACATCACCCGCGCCTCCCGCCTTGTCTCCACCGTCACCGGCTTCGCAGTACAGCCCAACAAGGCCATCGTCGGGGCGAACGCATTCGCGCATGAGTCCGGCATTCACCAGGACGGGATGCTGAAGAACGCCCAGACCTATGAGATCATGACGCCGGAGTCGGTCGGCCTGAACCGCTCAACCCTCGTCATGGGCAAGCACTCCGGCCGCGCCGCCTTCCGGGCCAAGCTGAAGGAGCTCGGCTATGAGGATATGGGGGACAACGCCATCAACGATGCGTTCCGCCGCTTCAAGGATCTGGCCGACCGCAAGAAGGATGTCTTTGACGAGGATATTGTCGCCCTCGTGGATGACGAGGTCGGCCGCCAGCATGATCGGGTGAAGTTCCTGGCGCTCCAGGTCGTCGCCGGCTCCCGCGGGCCGCAGCATGCGGTGCTGGAGATCGAGGTGGACGGCAAGGCGTTGCCGCCGGTGGTCAGCTTCGGCAACGGCCCGGTGGACGCCGTACTGAACGCCATCCGCAGCGCCTTCCCGCACGAGGCGCGGCTCCAGCTCTATCAGGTGCATGCCGTCACCGCCGGGACCGACGCGCAGGCCGAAGTCACGGTGCGGCTGGAGGAGAACGGCAAGACCGTCAACGGCCAGGGCGCCGACGCGGATACGCTGGTCGCGACCGCCCGCGCCTATATCCATGCCCTCAACAAGCTGCTGGTGAAGCGACAGAAGACGGCTCCGGCCGCCATGAGCGCCTGA
- the mrdA gene encoding penicillin-binding protein 2: protein MLSAFDRDAERQRLLTRRMLVLGGLKAGAVSALLARLYYLQIVESDKYATMADDNRISLRLLAPPRGLIVDRHGVPLAVNEQNFRLVLVSEQAGNPQEVLDKVAQLIPVSETEHRRILRDLQRSRRFAPVTLKENLTWDQVSAIEVNLPDLPGSSIDVGQVRSYPFGEATAHVLGYVGAVSEKELVGSEDPLLSLPGFRIGKNGVERHHDLALRGTSGTQQLEVNAVGRVVRELSREPGQPGRQVTLTLDAKLQHYVQQRLSAERSAAAVVMDVQTGGILALNSSPSFDPNQFATGISQDLWSRLTSDETGPLTNKAVAGQYPPGSTFKMIVGLAALEAGIATPDTRVFCPGHLELGGHRFHCWKKGGHGGVNMSDAIKHSCNVYYFEMARRLGIDRLSEMARRFGLGGRTELDLPGERPGMIPNSAWKKATFKDVWHPGETLVAAIGQGYVLATPIQLAVMTARMVNGGYAVKPHLTSEVEGLYEAPTAWPEVGVKPEHLKVMINAMNRVVTEPGGTAYSARIMQAGMEMGGKTGSSLVRRITMAERATGVKKNEDLPWKERDHGLFVGYAPVHAPRFACSVVVEHGGGGKFAAPIARDILLECQMLDAARLSAQQAERPPERAADSGTPARGTSL, encoded by the coding sequence ATGCTATCCGCCTTCGACCGCGACGCAGAACGCCAGCGCCTGCTTACCCGCCGCATGCTTGTGCTTGGCGGGTTGAAGGCGGGTGCCGTCTCCGCCCTTCTTGCGCGCCTTTACTATCTGCAGATCGTGGAGAGCGACAAATACGCCACGATGGCGGACGACAACCGCATTTCCTTGCGGCTGCTCGCCCCGCCGCGCGGACTGATCGTGGATCGCCACGGCGTTCCGCTGGCAGTCAATGAGCAGAATTTCCGATTGGTCCTGGTCTCGGAGCAGGCCGGCAACCCGCAGGAGGTTCTGGACAAGGTCGCCCAGCTCATTCCGGTAAGCGAGACGGAGCATCGGCGCATCCTGCGCGACTTGCAGCGCTCACGCCGGTTCGCGCCCGTGACCCTCAAGGAGAATCTGACCTGGGATCAGGTCTCCGCCATCGAGGTGAATCTCCCCGACCTTCCCGGCTCCTCCATTGATGTGGGGCAGGTACGGAGCTACCCGTTCGGCGAGGCGACGGCCCATGTACTGGGCTATGTCGGCGCAGTGTCTGAGAAGGAGCTGGTGGGGTCGGAGGACCCGCTCCTGTCCCTACCGGGCTTCCGCATCGGCAAGAACGGGGTGGAGCGGCACCATGACCTCGCCCTTCGTGGGACGTCCGGAACCCAGCAGCTGGAGGTCAACGCCGTCGGCCGCGTCGTGCGCGAGCTGTCGAGGGAGCCTGGACAGCCCGGCCGGCAGGTGACGCTGACACTGGATGCGAAGCTGCAGCATTATGTGCAGCAGCGTCTTTCCGCCGAGCGCAGCGCCGCCGCTGTTGTCATGGATGTGCAGACCGGCGGCATCCTGGCCCTGAACTCCAGCCCCAGCTTCGATCCGAACCAGTTCGCCACAGGTATCAGCCAGGATCTCTGGAGCCGGCTGACTTCCGATGAAACCGGGCCGCTCACCAACAAGGCGGTGGCGGGGCAATATCCGCCGGGTTCCACTTTCAAGATGATCGTCGGGCTGGCCGCGCTGGAAGCAGGCATCGCCACCCCGGACACCCGCGTCTTCTGCCCGGGCCATCTGGAACTGGGCGGTCATCGTTTCCATTGCTGGAAAAAGGGCGGGCACGGCGGCGTCAACATGTCGGACGCCATCAAGCATTCCTGCAACGTCTATTATTTCGAGATGGCCCGGCGCCTCGGCATCGACCGGCTGTCCGAGATGGCGCGGCGGTTCGGCCTGGGCGGCCGGACGGAGCTGGATCTGCCCGGCGAGCGGCCGGGCATGATCCCGAACAGCGCCTGGAAAAAGGCCACCTTCAAGGATGTCTGGCATCCGGGTGAGACGCTGGTGGCGGCCATCGGCCAGGGCTATGTGCTGGCCACGCCGATCCAGCTCGCCGTCATGACAGCGCGCATGGTCAATGGGGGCTATGCGGTGAAACCGCACCTGACCAGCGAGGTGGAGGGACTCTACGAAGCGCCGACCGCTTGGCCGGAGGTCGGCGTGAAGCCGGAACATCTCAAGGTCATGATCAACGCCATGAACCGCGTCGTGACGGAGCCGGGCGGCACGGCCTATTCGGCGCGCATCATGCAGGCCGGAATGGAGATGGGCGGCAAGACGGGCTCAAGTCTTGTCCGCCGGATCACCATGGCGGAGCGCGCCACCGGCGTGAAGAAGAACGAGGACCTGCCCTGGAAGGAGCGGGACCACGGCCTGTTCGTGGGCTACGCGCCCGTCCACGCGCCGCGCTTCGCCTGCTCGGTGGTGGTGGAGCATGGCGGCGGCGGCAAGTTCGCCGCCCCTATTGCCCGCGACATCCTGCTGGAATGCCAGATGCTGGACGCAGCCCGCCTGTCGGCACAGCAGGCCGAACGGCCGCCGGAGCGCGCCGCCGATTCCGGCACACCGGCCAGGGGAACGTCGCTATGA